One genomic segment of Prochlorococcus marinus str. MIT 0919 includes these proteins:
- the dapF gene encoding diaminopimelate epimerase — protein sequence MEPINFQKYHGIGNDFIIIDGQDSNLPYNITSPKKDFVKKITNRNFGIGADGIILILPSNTNNCNVKMKIFNSDGTEPEMCGNGIRCLVKYILDNTPEKLLDDFKVETLAGDIPIKLDINNNIVVDMGVPILTPPEIPTFLKIGKNGIPQDWLTIGEKSLFVSAISMGNPHAVVEVDQLYDCDINLLGPELEIHPKFPKHTNVHFIKIIRENYIEALVWERGCGTTLACGTGACAIVAILSKLGKCSQNSVVKLPGGELSIHWPQFGESIYMSGSAEYVYKGQLTIS from the coding sequence ATGGAACCTATTAACTTTCAAAAATATCATGGAATAGGTAATGACTTTATAATTATAGATGGGCAAGATAGTAATCTACCTTATAATATTACTTCCCCTAAAAAGGATTTTGTTAAAAAAATCACTAATAGAAATTTTGGCATTGGTGCTGATGGTATAATATTAATTTTACCCTCTAATACTAATAATTGTAATGTTAAAATGAAAATATTTAATTCAGACGGTACAGAACCGGAAATGTGCGGCAATGGAATTAGATGTTTGGTTAAATATATTTTGGATAATACACCTGAAAAACTCCTTGATGATTTTAAGGTTGAAACTTTAGCGGGAGATATTCCTATAAAATTAGATATTAATAATAATATTGTAGTAGATATGGGAGTTCCAATCCTTACCCCTCCTGAAATCCCAACATTTTTAAAAATTGGTAAAAATGGAATACCTCAAGATTGGTTAACCATCGGAGAGAAAAGCTTATTTGTTTCTGCAATAAGTATGGGAAATCCACATGCAGTAGTAGAAGTAGATCAGCTTTATGATTGTGATATCAATCTTCTTGGTCCAGAATTAGAAATACATCCAAAATTTCCCAAACATACTAATGTTCACTTTATTAAAATAATTAGAGAAAATTATATAGAAGCCTTAGTTTGGGAGAGGGGATGTGGAACTACTCTTGCTTGTGGAACAGGGGCATGTGCAATAGTGGCTATTCTTTCCAAGCTAGGTAAATGTAGTCAAAATTCAGTTGTTAAATTACCAGGCGGTGAACTTAGTATTCATTGGCCTCAATTTGGAGAGTCTATATATATGTCTGGCTCAGCAGAATATGTCTATAAAGGCCAACTAACAATTTCCTAA
- the leuS gene encoding leucine--tRNA ligase — MTGSTTIKPDSNFSQESYNPHSIEGKWQKEWNLQGLYKTQEPVDKQKSFYALSMFPYPSGNLHMGHVRNYVITDVIARLQRMKGDAVLHPMGWDAFGLPAENAAIERGVRPDLWTKKNISQMRIELNKLGLSIDWDKEINTSESEYYKWSQFIFLELYQAGLAYQKSANVNWDPIDKTVLANEQVDAEGKSWRSGAIVEKKELKQWFLKITEYADNLLRDLENLDDWPEKVKTMQQNWIGKSNGTKIDFKVEDQSKEIISIFTTRPDTLFGCTYIVMSPEHPLVDKIIAKDLKDKLKIFKQNIASLTDSERTVGNKSKLGMDLGIKAINPINNSCIPVWIANYVLASYGTGSVMGVPGHDERDYEFAHIYSLPIKYVIKPLKEGLNNKQAAYTQPGIMINSNEFNDLKSTDAKTLITKRGIELNWAQKTTTYKLRDWLISRQRYWGCPIPIIYCSHCGVVPVKKSDLPVELPLEIKLSGKGKSPLLTSEWINTNCPNCKRKATRESDTMDTFICSSWYFLRYLDPKNKDKPFDKELVNKWMPVNQYVGGIEHAILHLLYSRFLTKALSKRNLISVKEPFVKLLTQGMVQGITFKNIKTNKYIKTSDITDTIKPKDPVTGEPLQKIYEKMSKSKYNGIEPSVVIDKYGADTARMFILFKAPPEKDLEWEDADVEGQYRFLQRIWKLASECNQLNNINLSMDYSYNIEELNESEVKLRRITNLAIKEVSIDLNENQQFNTAIAEIMKLSNGMNDLFKKCNNPIINESLSILLKLLSPFAPHISEELWKKLKGKDSIHKQSWPSYDELALVKDSYELVIQINGKLRGKIIVNSSASKEELENLALESDISRKWLQGKTYKRIIVIPNKLINIVC; from the coding sequence GTGACAGGTTCAACAACAATAAAACCAGACTCTAATTTCTCACAAGAGAGCTATAACCCTCATAGTATTGAGGGTAAATGGCAGAAAGAGTGGAATTTGCAAGGGCTATATAAAACACAAGAGCCGGTTGATAAGCAAAAAAGTTTTTACGCTCTGTCGATGTTCCCATATCCTTCTGGGAATCTTCATATGGGCCATGTGAGAAATTATGTAATAACGGATGTCATTGCAAGGCTACAAAGAATGAAAGGAGATGCTGTACTGCATCCTATGGGATGGGATGCTTTTGGCTTACCTGCAGAGAATGCTGCTATAGAAAGGGGGGTAAGGCCTGATTTGTGGACAAAGAAAAATATCTCCCAGATGCGTATAGAACTTAATAAACTTGGGTTATCTATAGATTGGGATAAGGAGATAAATACTTCTGAGAGCGAATACTACAAATGGAGCCAATTTATATTTCTTGAACTATATCAAGCTGGTCTTGCTTATCAGAAGTCTGCAAATGTTAATTGGGACCCAATTGACAAAACAGTCCTTGCAAATGAACAAGTCGATGCTGAAGGTAAATCCTGGAGATCAGGTGCCATAGTTGAGAAAAAAGAATTAAAGCAATGGTTCCTTAAAATTACAGAATACGCTGATAATTTGCTAAGAGATTTAGAAAATTTAGATGATTGGCCAGAGAAAGTTAAAACAATGCAACAGAATTGGATTGGCAAGTCTAATGGTACAAAAATAGATTTTAAAGTAGAAGATCAAAGCAAAGAAATTATAAGTATATTTACAACCAGGCCAGATACACTATTTGGTTGTACTTATATTGTTATGTCCCCAGAGCATCCTTTGGTAGATAAAATAATTGCCAAAGATTTAAAAGACAAATTAAAAATATTTAAGCAAAATATAGCTAGTCTAACTGATAGTGAAAGGACTGTAGGTAATAAAAGTAAACTTGGCATGGACCTTGGCATAAAAGCTATAAACCCTATTAATAATTCATGTATACCAGTCTGGATTGCAAATTATGTATTAGCTAGTTATGGGACTGGATCAGTAATGGGAGTACCTGGTCATGATGAAAGGGATTATGAATTTGCACATATATATTCACTTCCTATAAAGTATGTAATAAAACCCTTAAAAGAAGGCTTAAATAACAAGCAAGCTGCATATACTCAGCCTGGAATAATGATTAATTCCAATGAATTTAATGATTTAAAATCTACAGATGCCAAAACACTTATTACAAAAAGAGGAATAGAGTTAAACTGGGCACAAAAAACAACAACCTACAAGCTAAGAGATTGGTTAATCTCTAGGCAACGATATTGGGGCTGTCCAATCCCAATTATTTATTGTTCACATTGTGGTGTTGTTCCGGTAAAAAAGTCAGATCTACCAGTTGAACTACCTCTCGAAATCAAATTATCTGGGAAAGGTAAATCGCCTTTATTAACTTCCGAATGGATAAATACTAATTGTCCAAATTGTAAAAGAAAAGCTACAAGAGAATCCGATACTATGGATACTTTTATTTGCTCTTCGTGGTATTTCCTAAGGTATCTAGATCCTAAAAATAAAGATAAACCATTTGACAAAGAACTGGTTAACAAATGGATGCCTGTAAATCAATATGTTGGCGGCATAGAACATGCAATTCTGCATTTGTTATATTCTAGGTTTTTAACTAAAGCATTGAGTAAGAGGAACTTAATATCTGTTAAGGAACCTTTTGTAAAGTTATTAACTCAAGGCATGGTACAAGGAATTACATTTAAGAATATCAAGACTAATAAATATATAAAAACATCCGATATTACAGACACAATAAAACCTAAAGATCCAGTTACAGGTGAGCCACTACAGAAAATATATGAAAAAATGTCAAAATCAAAATATAATGGAATTGAACCATCTGTAGTTATAGATAAATATGGTGCAGATACAGCCAGAATGTTCATACTTTTCAAGGCTCCACCTGAAAAAGATCTAGAATGGGAAGATGCTGATGTTGAGGGCCAATATAGATTCCTACAAAGGATCTGGAAACTAGCGAGTGAATGTAATCAATTAAATAATATAAACCTAAGCATGGATTATTCATACAACATAGAAGAACTTAATGAGAGCGAAGTCAAACTTAGACGAATTACTAACCTAGCAATAAAAGAGGTATCAATAGATTTAAATGAAAACCAACAATTTAATACTGCTATTGCCGAAATAATGAAATTGAGCAATGGCATGAATGACCTCTTTAAAAAATGCAATAACCCTATAATAAATGAATCACTAAGTATATTGTTAAAGTTACTATCTCCTTTTGCGCCTCATATTTCAGAAGAATTATGGAAAAAATTAAAGGGAAAAGACAGTATCCACAAACAGAGCTGGCCAAGCTATGATGAATTAGCTCT
- a CDS encoding DUF1995 family protein: protein MNLILPQDLKQAETQLYQSTLTYLQKYPRTKFSANLFFEGLKLTPIVIRLANTLLSHDIKPLLLFPDFGSSALAQRDFPTFKSNIITFKDYLSNKNLYQDTNILIAVSPQPYDFEEFSQLCNSIDISILMFNGRLQDTAVGIGSVGRDRKSGFVASWAPSYFLKPLNMGALMYMYPYKWTLFYRSNAGYQYVNSFDKKPNDEEIDTSFNQFLI, encoded by the coding sequence ATGAATCTCATACTACCCCAAGATCTTAAGCAAGCAGAAACTCAGTTATATCAGTCAACCTTAACTTATTTGCAAAAGTATCCCCGGACTAAATTTTCAGCCAACTTATTCTTTGAGGGATTAAAGCTTACACCTATTGTCATAAGACTAGCTAATACTCTCTTATCTCATGATATAAAGCCATTATTATTGTTTCCTGATTTTGGCTCATCAGCTTTGGCTCAACGCGATTTTCCAACATTCAAGTCTAATATTATAACTTTCAAGGACTATTTATCAAATAAGAACTTATATCAAGATACTAATATATTAATTGCTGTATCTCCTCAGCCGTACGATTTCGAGGAGTTTTCACAGCTTTGTAATAGTATTGATATTTCAATCTTAATGTTTAATGGACGCTTACAAGATACAGCTGTAGGTATAGGTAGTGTTGGAAGAGATAGGAAATCTGGCTTTGTCGCTTCTTGGGCCCCTAGCTATTTTCTAAAACCTCTTAATATGGGAGCGCTTATGTATATGTATCCATATAAATGGACATTGTTTTATAGATCTAATGCAGGCTATCAATATGTCAATTCATTTGATAAAAAGCCAAATGATGAAGAAATTGACACTTCTTTTAATCAATTCCTAATTTAA
- a CDS encoding cysteine desulfurase family protein: MKSNTHLYLDACASTPPLKSVVREVSRIQSLFWGNPLSLHNYGLRSSEIIERSRNKIATLMNIRSEQVVFTSGATESIKLALNNNYQNLTPGRIVISAVEHPSVYLAANYLKSIGWDVAIWPVDNKGILKLNCLEELLSHPTKIVSIIWAQSEIGSIQPVSIISRECMERGITFHSDATQLISQGLLPLDQLDFDYISLSAHKLQGPLGIGMLILGPKITDKFSIYSGDNEFAIAFKSGTPAVPLIAGMAKALSCMSSKIKLINDETIIEESTTSKLTKELRNLLRDFDFLRFTGHPEKRLPHHLSYIVTNDSCKPILGRDLVRELSKRRVYVSSGTACKSGTTLDSNVLEAISVNKPFRQSGLRISLGPWISNDDINLVPSILKDAIQSLRNL, from the coding sequence ATGAAAAGTAATACCCATTTATATCTAGATGCGTGTGCTAGTACTCCACCGTTAAAATCAGTAGTAAGAGAGGTCTCTAGAATTCAAAGCCTTTTTTGGGGAAATCCATTAAGTCTTCATAATTATGGATTAAGATCCTCAGAAATTATAGAAAGGTCTAGAAACAAGATAGCTACCCTGATGAATATTAGATCAGAACAAGTGGTTTTCACTTCTGGAGCGACTGAATCTATAAAGTTAGCCTTAAATAATAATTACCAGAATTTAACGCCTGGACGTATTGTCATAAGTGCCGTAGAACATCCTTCTGTATACTTAGCAGCAAATTACTTGAAAAGTATTGGATGGGATGTTGCAATTTGGCCTGTAGATAATAAAGGTATATTAAAACTAAATTGCCTAGAAGAACTTTTATCACACCCAACTAAAATTGTTTCAATAATATGGGCTCAAAGTGAAATTGGTAGTATCCAGCCCGTAAGTATTATTTCTAGAGAATGTATGGAAAGAGGTATTACCTTTCATTCTGATGCAACTCAATTGATTTCTCAAGGACTTTTACCTTTGGATCAACTTGATTTTGATTACATCTCTCTTTCTGCTCATAAACTTCAAGGACCTTTAGGAATAGGTATGTTGATATTAGGTCCAAAAATAACAGATAAATTTTCTATTTATAGCGGAGATAATGAATTTGCCATTGCTTTTAAATCCGGAACGCCTGCAGTTCCTCTTATTGCCGGAATGGCAAAGGCTTTATCTTGTATGAGTTCTAAAATCAAATTAATTAACGATGAGACAATTATAGAAGAGAGCACTACTTCAAAACTAACCAAAGAACTTAGAAATTTGCTAAGGGATTTCGATTTTCTTAGATTTACTGGACATCCTGAAAAACGCCTACCTCACCATCTTTCCTATATAGTAACCAATGATTCTTGTAAACCAATTTTAGGTAGAGATCTTGTACGTGAACTATCTAAAAGAAGGGTTTATGTCAGTAGTGGCACTGCATGTAAGTCTGGTACTACTCTTGACAGCAATGTTTTGGAAGCAATATCCGTAAATAAACCCTTTCGCCAGTCTGGCTTAAGAATAAGCCTTGGCCCATGGATTTCTAATGATGATATTAATTTAGTACCTTCAATCCTTAAAGATGCCATACAATCTTTAAGGAATTTATAG
- a CDS encoding D-alanyl-D-alanine carboxypeptidase, translated as MESIISLNRDNWSITTINSDGNVTSHINGDVKRIPASNQKLLTTAFALDKLGPTHILETALYASKNGNYIFTGQGDPDLSFSSVKQFTKSIKEHSVKHGLNQLNILIKEEPRSTWWPNTWAYADRYESYGAPITRLALTSNSGQYSFMYPLDRFKNTVRSFLDYPIRFSTIESNNNQLFNRSKSFSLINKIESAPLFSLLALSNSESHNFTSEVLLKTTSNTWDTSKAALILEKWIRSLPIPSESFSVSDGSGLSRDNLATTNGISHLLYFMDKHRYSPYYISSLSILGTRGTLKYFPDSVNLHGIFYGKTGTLNGVRSVSGYLFRDNIINYISIISNGLSEVDPVIAEILNTINTDSICFQ; from the coding sequence TTGGAGTCAATTATTTCTTTAAATAGAGATAATTGGAGTATAACAACTATTAACTCTGATGGAAATGTTACTTCCCATATTAATGGAGATGTAAAGAGGATTCCAGCATCAAATCAAAAATTATTAACTACAGCATTTGCTTTGGATAAGTTAGGTCCAACACATATCTTAGAAACAGCTCTATATGCATCCAAAAATGGTAATTATATCTTTACAGGTCAAGGGGATCCTGATTTAAGCTTTTCTAGTGTTAAGCAATTTACAAAATCAATCAAAGAACACTCCGTAAAGCATGGACTTAATCAACTCAATATCCTGATTAAAGAAGAACCGCGTTCAACCTGGTGGCCTAATACTTGGGCTTATGCAGATAGATACGAGTCATATGGAGCCCCTATTACAAGATTAGCTTTAACAAGTAATTCCGGTCAATATTCCTTTATGTACCCTCTAGACAGGTTTAAGAATACTGTTCGCTCCTTTTTAGATTATCCAATTAGGTTCTCAACAATTGAATCTAATAATAATCAATTATTCAATCGTTCTAAGTCTTTTTCGTTAATTAATAAAATTGAATCTGCGCCCCTCTTTTCATTGTTAGCATTATCAAATTCTGAGAGTCATAACTTCACCTCAGAGGTTTTGTTAAAAACTACTTCTAATACCTGGGATACCTCAAAGGCAGCATTAATACTTGAAAAATGGATTAGAAGTTTGCCAATACCTTCTGAAAGTTTTTCTGTTTCTGATGGAAGCGGTCTTTCCAGGGATAACCTTGCTACTACAAATGGAATTTCTCACCTCCTTTATTTTATGGATAAGCATAGATATAGTCCTTATTATATTTCTTCTCTTTCCATATTAGGAACTAGAGGTACTTTAAAGTACTTTCCAGATTCTGTTAATTTACACGGTATTTTTTATGGTAAAACTGGTACTTTAAATGGTGTAAGATCAGTTTCTGGGTATCTCTTTCGAGATAATATTATAAATTATATAAGTATTATTTCTAATGGATTAAGTGAAGTTGACCCAGTAATCGCAGAGATATTAAACACAATTAATACTGATTCTATTTGCTTTCAGTAA
- the coaD gene encoding pantetheine-phosphate adenylyltransferase, which translates to MKALYPGSFDPLTLGHLDLIKRGCKLFGEVVVAVLENPTKTPTFSLQRRMEQINEAIKDIPGAKVCSFKGLTVQCAKQRQADLILRGLRAMSDFEYELQIAHTNSSLDSSIETLFMATEAHHSFLSSSVVKEVAMFGGEIKHMVPSIVAVDLDNIYKAKITESK; encoded by the coding sequence ATGAAAGCCCTATATCCTGGAAGTTTTGATCCACTTACATTAGGGCACCTTGACCTTATCAAAAGAGGCTGCAAACTATTTGGTGAAGTAGTGGTAGCAGTACTAGAGAATCCAACGAAGACACCAACATTTAGTTTGCAGAGACGAATGGAGCAAATTAATGAGGCAATAAAAGATATCCCAGGTGCAAAAGTCTGCAGTTTTAAAGGGTTAACAGTTCAATGCGCAAAGCAAAGACAAGCAGATTTAATCTTAAGGGGGTTAAGGGCAATGAGTGACTTTGAGTATGAATTACAAATTGCCCATACAAATAGTTCTCTAGATTCTTCAATAGAAACACTTTTCATGGCAACAGAAGCACATCATAGTTTTTTAAGTAGCTCTGTAGTTAAAGAAGTTGCTATGTTTGGAGGGGAAATAAAACATATGGTGCCAAGTATAGTTGCTGTTGATCTAGATAATATTTATAAAGCAAAGATTACTGAAAGCAAATAG